The window CTATATGGGGCTCGTTGAAGCAGGTGTTGGTTTGATACCAGGTGGCGGCGGAAACGTAGGACTTTATACAAAACACTTAAAAGGATTGCCAAAGGGCGTCCATATTGACTATCAATTTGTTGCCAATAAAGTTTTCGAATCAATAGCAACTGCAAAAGTATCGACTTCGGGAGTCGAAGCACGTGAAAATAACTTCCTCGATTTCGCAGATGGAATTAGTGTCAATGCCGATCACTTAATCTATGATGCGAAACAGGCAGCTATTGCATTGTTTGACATGGGTTACAAAGCACCTCAACGCGAGAAATTCCCTGTTACGGGTGATTCAGGTTATGCGACGATGCTTCTCGGAGCAGAGGGCATGTTCCTATCTGGCTTTATCAGCGAGCATGATTTGAAAATCGCGAAGAAACTGGCGTTTGTTTTATCCGGCGGAAAAGTGCCATACGGAACACTTGTGGAAGAACAATATATGTTGGACCTTGAACGTGAAGCGTTCCTTAGCCTTGTGGCGGAACCAAAATCACAACAGCGTATGCAACACATGCTCGTTAAAGGTAAACCGTTACGTAACTGATTTAAAGTGCATAGCAAAGAGGAGGAAATTCAATGCGTGAAGCAGTACTAGTAGCCGGTGCACGGACACCGGTGGGAAAAGCGGGTAGAGGTTCTCTTGTAACTGTACGCCCGGATGACTTAGGGGCACTAGTAATTAAAGAAACGTTGAAACGTGCTGGAGGGTATGATGGACCAATTGATGACTTAATTATTGGCTGTGCAATGCCTGAAGCTGAACAAGGGATGAACGTTGCACGAAATATTGGTGCACTTGCAGGTCTTCCTGATACGACGCCTGCTATTACAGTAAACCGATTCTGTTCATCGGGTCTTCAATCAATTGCTTATGCAGCTGAGCGCATCATGCTCGGGCACTCGCAAGCAATACTTGCCGGCGGCGTCGAGTCCATGAGCATGGTTCCGATGATGGGGAATACGATCAGACCGAATGCCCATTTAGCAGAGACGGCTCCCCAGTATTATATGGGAATGGGTCACACTGCTGAGCAAGTTGCCGTAAAATACGGTATTACTCGCCAAGAGCAGGATGAATTTGCCGTACTGTCCCATAAAAAAGCGGGCGCGGCAATTGCTGCTGGGAAATTTGATGAGGAAGTCGTACCTGTTGAAGTCGTAAAGCGTTCTGTGGATGAGCATGGTAAATATAATGAGAAGAAATTTATGTTTGAAATGGACGAAGGAGTCCGTCATGGAACAAGTGTAGAGGGATTAGCTAAATTGCGTCCGGCATTTTCAGTAACGGGTACTG of the Sporosarcina sp. FSL K6-1508 genome contains:
- a CDS encoding acetyl-CoA C-acetyltransferase — translated: MREAVLVAGARTPVGKAGRGSLVTVRPDDLGALVIKETLKRAGGYDGPIDDLIIGCAMPEAEQGMNVARNIGALAGLPDTTPAITVNRFCSSGLQSIAYAAERIMLGHSQAILAGGVESMSMVPMMGNTIRPNAHLAETAPQYYMGMGHTAEQVAVKYGITRQEQDEFAVLSHKKAGAAIAAGKFDEEVVPVEVVKRSVDEHGKYNEKKFMFEMDEGVRHGTSVEGLAKLRPAFSVTGTVTAGNASQTSDGAGAVLVMDREVAEAQGLKPIAKFLSFAVGGVPPEVMGIGPIVAIPKALKIAGLSIEDIDVWELNEAFASQSLQVIRHLGLDMDKVNFNGGAIALGHPLGATGSILTIRMMSELKRQGKQYGVVTMCIGGGMGAAGVFELL